Genomic segment of Trueperaceae bacterium:
TCCAGCGGGCCTGCTCGTGTTCGCCGCGCGTGGGGAAACGCTCTTCGTGGAAAGAGGGACGCCGTGATGGGCCCTTATTCCACCCGTCGGGAGCGAATCGCACGACAGAACGACCAACCATCCGCACGGAATTCATCGCTATCGCGCCCCACCAAATGGAGCATGCATGTCGAAACCCCTCCACACCTTCGATTGGCACATTGGAAAGAACTGAATGGCAAGTTCGATCTGATCCCCGAGCAGCAGCACGTGCTCAAGGTCGCTCACGATGAAGACCCAGCCGTGGTGGTGGTTGCCGGGGACGTGTTCGACACGCTCGAACAGCCGCCACGATCCGCATTGCGTACGTGGGCGTGGAGAAGCCAGGAGCTCGTCGAGAGCCGGTCGGGCGGACGTCCCCTCTTCGTCATTCCCGGCAATCGCGATCATGCGTATCGCATGTCACCAAACGCGGGGCTTGCTCGTCCAAGCGGCCTCCATCGATTTCGCGAGCTGGACCGTGCGCACGAGGCGCACGGCATCGGAGGCATCGAATTCTTCGGGTTTCCCTTCCACAAGCCAGGCCGCATCGGAACGTTGGCTCAGAGGCATGCTTCGGAAGCGAACGGGGATGAGGGGTCGATTGGGGACTTCGACTACGACGAAGCAATGCGATGGCTCACGAAGCGAGCGTTGAACACCAGGAGCGGCCAGCACCCATGCGTTGCGGTTGCCCATGCGTACGTGGACGGCGCCGAAGCGGAGGGCGTGGGTGAGGAGCCGGTGACGCTTGGAGGGACTGGCAGCGTTTCGGTGGACGCATTTGATGGTTTCAACTACGTGGCGCTGGGCCACATCCATCGCACCTACCCCCTTCCTGGCGCGAAACACGTCCGGTACGCCGGGGGCCTTTACCCATGCGCGTTCGACGAACGCAGCGACAAGTTGATCACCATCGTCGAGTGGCCTGACGAGGCGGTTGCCGGTACGTCAACCGCGACGCGCCTCGTGCCCCTCCGCTTGAGCACGGAGGTACGCACCATCGAAGAGATGTCGTTCGATGATCGCATCGCGGCGGGTGAGCAAGCTCGCCGTTGCGGGGATCATCGCGTGGATGACTTCATCCTCGTGAGCGTGATCGACCGGATACCCATCCCTCATGCGTCGTCGCTCCTCACGAGCTTGTACCTCAACGCGCAGTTCGAGCAGCGGGTGCTCGATGTCGAGATCGAGCGTCGGCACGATGTGCCCGATCCGCAGAACCATACGGTCGAAGAGATGTTCGACGCCATTTTTCGTCACGTGAATTGACCGGAGGCCGAAATGTGGG
This window contains:
- a CDS encoding metallophosphoesterase yields the protein MHVETPPHLRLAHWKELNGKFDLIPEQQHVLKVAHDEDPAVVVVAGDVFDTLEQPPRSALRTWAWRSQELVESRSGGRPLFVIPGNRDHAYRMSPNAGLARPSGLHRFRELDRAHEAHGIGGIEFFGFPFHKPGRIGTLAQRHASEANGDEGSIGDFDYDEAMRWLTKRALNTRSGQHPCVAVAHAYVDGAEAEGVGEEPVTLGGTGSVSVDAFDGFNYVALGHIHRTYPLPGAKHVRYAGGLYPCAFDERSDKLITIVEWPDEAVAGTSTATRLVPLRLSTEVRTIEEMSFDDRIAAGEQARRCGDHRVDDFILVSVIDRIPIPHASSLLTSLYLNAQFEQRVLDVEIERRHDVPDPQNHTVEEMFDAIFRHVN